A region from the Kribbella shirazensis genome encodes:
- a CDS encoding sigma 54-interacting transcriptional regulator, protein MTSAPAELPRKAGDLRAAGYVPRSIKAEIRDNLLKELRAGRDPWPGIVGFTRTVIPQLERALLAGHDVVLLGERGQGKTRLLRTLVGLLDEWTPVIEGAELPEHPLDPITPASRRRAAELGDDLPVAWLHRNLRYAEKLATPDTSVGDLIGDVDPVKVAEGRSLGDPETIHFGLVPRSHRGIVAINELPDLAERIQVALLNVMEERDIQVRGYTLRLPLDVLLVATANPEDYTNRGRIITPLKDRFGAEVRTHYPLDIEAEVDVIRQEAEFTAEVGEPLLEVLARFVRHLRESTSIDQRSGVSARFAVAAAETIAAAALRRSAITGEEPAVARPVDLEAVPAVLRGKLEFEPGEEGREIELLEYLLRRSVADTARERFAGLDLSPLAHAIADGNLVTTGERVPGRDVLAALPELPVLHDVAARAGVEPNDSSGRIAAAIELALEMLYLSKRVAKDADNDTTVYGA, encoded by the coding sequence GTGACTAGTGCACCTGCTGAACTTCCTCGTAAGGCCGGTGACCTCCGGGCCGCCGGATACGTTCCCCGGTCGATCAAGGCCGAGATCCGTGACAACCTGCTGAAAGAACTCCGCGCCGGGCGCGATCCGTGGCCAGGCATCGTCGGCTTCACCCGCACGGTGATCCCGCAACTCGAACGCGCCCTGCTCGCGGGCCACGACGTCGTACTGCTCGGTGAACGCGGTCAGGGCAAGACCCGGCTGCTGCGCACCCTGGTCGGCCTGCTCGACGAGTGGACCCCGGTCATCGAGGGCGCCGAACTGCCCGAGCACCCGCTCGACCCGATCACCCCGGCCTCGCGCCGCCGGGCCGCCGAACTCGGCGACGACCTGCCGGTCGCCTGGCTGCACCGCAACCTGCGGTACGCCGAGAAGCTCGCGACCCCCGACACGTCGGTCGGTGACCTGATCGGCGACGTGGACCCGGTGAAGGTCGCCGAGGGCCGCAGTCTCGGCGACCCGGAGACCATCCACTTCGGGCTCGTCCCGCGGTCGCACCGCGGCATCGTGGCGATCAACGAGCTCCCCGACCTCGCCGAACGCATCCAGGTCGCGTTGCTGAACGTGATGGAGGAGCGCGACATCCAGGTCCGCGGGTACACGCTGCGGCTGCCGCTCGACGTGTTGCTGGTGGCAACGGCCAACCCGGAGGACTACACCAACCGCGGCCGGATCATCACGCCGCTGAAGGACCGCTTCGGCGCCGAGGTCCGGACGCACTACCCGCTCGACATCGAGGCCGAGGTCGACGTGATCCGGCAGGAGGCCGAGTTCACCGCCGAGGTCGGCGAGCCGCTGCTGGAGGTGCTGGCCCGGTTCGTCCGGCACCTGCGGGAGTCGACGTCGATCGACCAGCGCTCGGGGGTGTCCGCGCGGTTCGCGGTCGCCGCGGCCGAGACGATCGCCGCCGCGGCGTTGCGCCGGTCGGCGATCACCGGTGAGGAACCGGCGGTTGCCCGTCCGGTGGATCTCGAGGCCGTTCCCGCCGTACTGCGGGGCAAGCTTGAGTTCGAGCCGGGTGAGGAAGGGCGCGAGATCGAGCTGCTCGAGTACCTGCTGCGCCGGTCGGTGGCCGATACCGCGCGGGAGCGGTTCGCAGGCCTCGACCTCAGCCCGCTGGCCCACGCGATTGCCGACGGCAACCTTGTGACCACCGGTGAGCGGGTGCCCGGCCGGGACGTGCTGGCCGCGCTGCCCGAGCTGCCGGTCCTGCACGACGTGGCGGCCCGCGCCGGTGTCGAGCCGAACGACTCGTCCGGGCGGATCGCCGCCGCGATCGAGCTCGCCCTCGAAATGCTGTACCTGTCCAAACGCGTCGCCAAGGACGCCGACAACGACACAACCGTCTACGGGGCCTGA
- a CDS encoding vWA domain-containing protein has product MSASIPEGWSYGPWHDGPDPLKAPVDLRDALDEIGRDVMNGSSPRSALEELLRRGTRNTEGLDDLTRRLWERRREIQRRHNLDGTLQDVQRLLDEALAAERRELFPNPSDDARFKEAELDALPSGTAAAVRELANYQWESSEAREKYEQIRELLGRELLGSRFEGMKEALQQTTPEDVERINEMLTDLNALLAAHAQGRPDVPQLFDEFMAKHGEFFPEHPRNVDELIDVLAQRAAAAQRMLNSMTPEQRAELMELSQQAFGSPQLAQQLAQLDAQLQSLRPGEDWSGSERMSGDDPLGLADGARAMSDLAELDALAEQLAQSYPGARLEDIDLDALTRQLGDEATVDARRLSELERQLRDQGLIERAPDGSLRLSPKALRQLGQTALADVLRTARGSGERDAANAGAAGELSGSSRQWQFGDTQPWDVPRTVRNAVLRTAGVGSRSFKLDVADVEIAETEHRARAAVALLVDTSWSMVQEGRWLPMKRTALALHQLISTRYRNDALQLITFGRYAGVVELPQLIGMEGTWEQGTNAHHALLLAGRHLRRHPDAQPVVLMVTDGEPTAHLEPDGTAEFSYPPEPATLRKTIFEVDRLAKLGASLTVFRLGDDPRLNAFVDLLARRSGGRVLAPDADGLGAAVVGDYLRTRRKL; this is encoded by the coding sequence ATGTCGGCGTCCATTCCGGAAGGCTGGTCGTACGGGCCGTGGCACGACGGGCCGGATCCTCTCAAGGCGCCGGTGGACCTTCGGGACGCGCTGGACGAGATCGGCCGGGACGTGATGAACGGGTCGTCGCCGCGGTCCGCGCTGGAGGAGCTGCTCCGGCGCGGCACGCGGAACACCGAGGGCCTGGACGACCTGACCCGCAGGCTGTGGGAACGCCGCCGCGAGATCCAGCGGCGGCACAACCTCGACGGCACCCTCCAGGACGTCCAGCGGCTGCTCGACGAGGCGCTCGCGGCGGAACGGCGCGAACTGTTCCCGAACCCGTCCGACGACGCCCGCTTCAAGGAGGCCGAGCTCGACGCGCTCCCGTCCGGTACGGCGGCCGCCGTACGGGAACTGGCGAACTACCAGTGGGAGTCGTCGGAGGCGCGCGAGAAGTACGAGCAGATCCGTGAGTTGCTCGGGCGGGAGCTGCTCGGCTCGCGGTTCGAGGGCATGAAGGAGGCGCTGCAGCAGACCACGCCCGAGGACGTCGAGCGGATCAACGAGATGCTCACGGACCTCAACGCGTTGCTCGCGGCGCATGCGCAAGGGCGTCCCGACGTACCGCAGCTGTTCGACGAGTTCATGGCCAAGCACGGCGAGTTCTTCCCGGAACATCCGCGGAACGTCGACGAGCTGATCGACGTCCTCGCGCAGCGGGCCGCCGCGGCGCAGCGGATGCTCAACTCGATGACGCCCGAGCAACGGGCCGAGCTGATGGAGCTGTCGCAGCAGGCGTTCGGCAGTCCGCAGCTCGCGCAGCAGTTGGCGCAGCTGGACGCTCAGCTGCAGTCGCTGCGGCCGGGGGAGGACTGGTCCGGGTCGGAGCGGATGAGCGGTGACGATCCGCTCGGGCTCGCCGACGGTGCGCGGGCGATGTCCGATCTGGCCGAGCTGGATGCGCTCGCGGAGCAGTTGGCGCAGTCGTATCCGGGCGCTCGGTTGGAGGACATCGATCTCGACGCGCTCACCCGCCAGCTGGGCGACGAGGCGACGGTCGACGCTCGTCGGCTGAGTGAGCTGGAGCGGCAATTGCGCGATCAGGGCCTGATCGAGCGCGCGCCCGACGGTTCGTTGCGGTTGTCGCCGAAGGCGTTGCGCCAGCTCGGTCAGACAGCGCTGGCCGACGTACTGCGAACCGCTCGCGGATCGGGTGAGCGGGATGCGGCCAACGCCGGCGCGGCCGGTGAGTTGAGCGGATCGTCGCGGCAGTGGCAGTTCGGCGACACCCAGCCGTGGGACGTGCCACGGACGGTGCGGAACGCAGTACTGCGGACCGCCGGGGTCGGATCGCGGTCGTTCAAGCTGGATGTGGCCGATGTCGAGATCGCGGAGACCGAGCATCGGGCCCGGGCCGCGGTCGCGTTGCTGGTCGACACGTCCTGGTCGATGGTCCAGGAGGGCCGCTGGCTGCCGATGAAGCGGACGGCGCTCGCGCTGCATCAACTCATCTCGACGCGGTACCGCAACGACGCGCTGCAGCTGATCACGTTCGGGCGCTACGCCGGCGTGGTCGAACTGCCGCAGCTGATCGGGATGGAAGGCACCTGGGAGCAGGGGACCAACGCGCATCACGCGCTGCTGCTCGCGGGTCGCCATCTCCGTCGGCACCCGGACGCGCAGCCGGTCGTGCTGATGGTGACGGACGGCGAGCCGACCGCGCACCTGGAGCCCGACGGCACGGCCGAGTTCTCGTACCCACCCGAGCCGGCAACGCTTCGCAAGACGATCTTCGAGGTCGACCGGCTGGCCAAGCTCGGCGCCTCGCTGACCGTCTTCCGCCTGGGCGACGACCCGCGCCTCAACGCGTTCGTCGACCTCCTCGCCCGGCGCAGCGGCGGGCGGGTCCTGGCCCCCGACGCCGACGGTCTCGGCGCCGCCGTCGTCGGCGACTACCTCCGCACCCGCCGCAAGCTGTAG